Proteins co-encoded in one Schaalia radingae genomic window:
- a CDS encoding beta-glucosidase family protein codes for MSAYVGLRRYTSEQDIDAKIGALDLRSKVGLLTGETTWSLPAEPTIGLRSVVMSDGPVGVRGTGGSDEETSLLFPSPTCMSATWDADLLEQAGRLMAYEARRHGVDVILAPLVNIQRTPVSGRHYENSSEDPFLVSRSANAIIRGIQSCGVGVCVKHYVANDSETERIRYISTVDPAVLRAVYLAPFERALEEVQPASIMAAYNAIDDGVESNRATDHHHLLTDVLKKELGFQGPIISDWTATLTTEESANAGLDIVMPGPDGPWGDQLVQAVEEGKVDESLIDDKVRRLLRLADQVGKLGEHVPAELEASDHAVLLDLSTAGTVVLKNHNSVPLSTPPSSLALIGPNAVDAYVQGGGSAHVNPAHVVSPEEGMHRAFPDAKITLAQGVNSRIHAPALSAERLSDPAGCPGVLVRQYDKDGHELSSETQAWRGNVRDLVDGAETIRLTGNINLPEHGTHRIGLGHVGTHQLTLNGNPVEQFEREVSDDVVLDSSINHPLTNLFEVEGGSSVTFDAQFSVVHSLWGNFALAYLRHELPGPTDNQRIQEAVQTARKADTVIVMVGTNDDVESEGWDRTNLDLPGRQNDLVNAVLDVAPDAIIVVNAGAPVLLPWLERARTVLWTWFPGEVCGDALAAIMAGEKEPSGRLPWTLPSRAEDVPIPNAIPNDESRVLYSEGLNVGYRSFGMESGRVPACSFGHGLGWSTWEYSNATCERCDDGWTLSVDVKNTGTRESREVIQAYAVPTNPTIALPNYWLIGYTKETIAPGGQNTIKVEIPRHTFRTWDDSDHQWVNVHGTYRILIGRSATDIRAQVILNN; via the coding sequence ATGTCGGCTTACGTTGGACTTCGGCGATACACGTCGGAACAGGATATTGACGCGAAGATCGGTGCTCTTGATCTTCGCTCCAAAGTTGGCCTGCTCACTGGTGAAACCACGTGGAGTCTGCCAGCGGAACCGACAATCGGCTTACGATCTGTTGTCATGTCGGATGGTCCGGTTGGCGTGAGAGGGACTGGCGGATCCGACGAAGAAACCTCACTCTTATTTCCCTCTCCCACATGTATGAGCGCAACCTGGGATGCGGATCTTTTGGAACAAGCCGGGCGCCTCATGGCGTACGAGGCGCGACGACACGGCGTGGACGTTATTCTTGCTCCGCTCGTGAATATTCAACGTACTCCCGTATCTGGTCGGCATTACGAAAACTCTTCGGAGGATCCATTTCTTGTATCCCGATCAGCAAATGCGATAATCCGCGGAATACAAAGCTGTGGTGTGGGCGTATGCGTGAAACACTACGTTGCCAATGATTCGGAAACAGAGAGAATCCGCTACATTTCGACCGTGGATCCAGCTGTATTGCGGGCAGTATATTTGGCTCCTTTTGAGCGCGCCCTCGAAGAGGTACAACCGGCATCAATCATGGCTGCATACAACGCCATTGATGATGGAGTGGAATCTAATCGCGCTACTGATCACCATCACTTGCTCACTGATGTACTCAAGAAAGAGCTTGGCTTTCAAGGACCGATTATTTCAGACTGGACCGCTACTTTAACGACAGAAGAATCTGCAAATGCAGGTCTTGACATTGTGATGCCCGGCCCTGACGGCCCATGGGGCGACCAACTTGTTCAGGCAGTGGAGGAAGGGAAAGTTGACGAGTCGCTGATCGACGACAAAGTGCGTCGTCTGCTGAGATTGGCAGATCAAGTGGGTAAGTTGGGCGAACATGTACCTGCAGAACTGGAAGCCTCAGATCACGCTGTCCTGCTTGACCTTTCCACCGCTGGGACAGTAGTTCTGAAAAACCATAATTCGGTCCCACTCAGTACGCCGCCCTCCTCACTGGCACTGATAGGCCCAAATGCAGTGGATGCGTACGTCCAGGGTGGGGGTTCTGCGCACGTGAATCCAGCACATGTTGTGTCCCCTGAAGAAGGAATGCATCGCGCATTTCCTGATGCGAAGATCACACTCGCACAGGGAGTGAATTCCAGGATCCACGCGCCGGCTCTATCTGCTGAAAGGCTAAGTGACCCGGCTGGGTGCCCAGGAGTGTTGGTTCGACAATATGACAAAGATGGGCACGAGCTATCAAGTGAAACGCAAGCGTGGAGGGGAAATGTCCGCGACCTTGTCGACGGAGCAGAGACAATTCGCCTAACGGGAAACATCAATCTTCCCGAACATGGAACGCATCGTATTGGCCTGGGACATGTGGGTACACACCAGCTCACGTTGAACGGCAATCCTGTCGAGCAGTTTGAGCGCGAAGTGAGCGACGATGTTGTTCTTGATTCATCGATCAACCATCCGTTGACGAACTTGTTCGAGGTGGAGGGAGGCTCCTCAGTTACTTTTGATGCCCAATTCTCCGTAGTGCACTCATTGTGGGGAAACTTTGCCTTGGCCTATCTCCGGCATGAACTCCCCGGGCCGACAGATAACCAGAGGATTCAGGAAGCCGTTCAAACGGCCAGAAAAGCTGACACTGTCATCGTCATGGTGGGAACGAATGACGATGTCGAATCTGAAGGATGGGATCGAACAAATCTGGATCTGCCTGGACGACAGAATGACCTAGTCAATGCAGTCCTGGATGTAGCCCCTGATGCGATCATTGTTGTCAATGCCGGTGCTCCTGTGTTGCTGCCATGGCTTGAAAGAGCTCGCACTGTGTTGTGGACCTGGTTCCCTGGAGAAGTATGTGGCGACGCACTTGCTGCGATTATGGCAGGGGAGAAAGAGCCATCTGGACGGCTACCTTGGACCCTTCCCTCCCGGGCTGAAGATGTGCCCATTCCCAATGCCATCCCGAACGATGAATCACGCGTACTATACTCAGAAGGACTGAATGTCGGCTACCGTTCCTTTGGCATGGAGTCCGGACGCGTACCCGCCTGCTCATTTGGTCACGGGTTGGGCTGGTCCACATGGGAGTATTCCAACGCAACATGTGAACGATGCGACGATGGATGGACGCTCAGTGTCGACGTAAAAAACACGGGTACACGTGAGAGCAGGGAAGTGATCCAAGCGTATGCAGTTCCGACAAATCCGACCATTGCTCTGCCGAATTACTGGTTGATCGGCTACACCAAAGAAACTATTGCACCTGGAGGTCAAAACACCATCAAAGTAGAAATACCACGTCACACATTTAGAACATGGGATGACTCCGATCATCAATGGGTGAATGTACACGGAACCTATCGAATTCTAATTGGTAGGTCGGCTACAGACATTCGGGCACAAGTCATCTTGAATAACTGA
- a CDS encoding NAD-dependent epimerase/dehydratase family protein, whose translation MHTNATEYPRILVTGSSGYVGSNLVPALEARGYAVRCFDQVAPASGTRGSLVHDGVCSAQREYVTGSVLEPAQVDEAMRGVDGVIHLAAAITLKKRDPQAWRLNSAGPGVVARSALKHHIRMVHCSSVHALDNATKGVITEKSPPAGPDRPLYDRSKAAGNRAVRRQIARGLDAVVCMPTGIIGPTDPTQSRVNEIILDAARGRVPAVVAGGFDWVDVRDVAGGLIDAFEKGQTSQQYLLPGVRASMSTLVRIASALAGHSGRAVPVFPLRWVDWLAPVGEKIGSWVNSDIFTSASLGALEDLPHVSGAKARNEWDYQPRSLAVTIRDLLVDVGIDVVDDPGAMVEMRRDLEAM comes from the coding sequence ATGCACACGAATGCCACTGAATACCCACGCATTTTAGTCACAGGTTCCAGCGGATATGTGGGAAGCAACCTCGTGCCCGCTTTGGAAGCACGAGGTTATGCCGTGCGTTGTTTCGATCAGGTGGCACCTGCCAGTGGTACGCGGGGCTCCCTCGTTCATGATGGTGTGTGCAGTGCGCAGCGAGAGTATGTCACCGGATCAGTGTTGGAACCCGCCCAGGTGGATGAGGCGATGCGCGGCGTTGATGGTGTCATTCACCTGGCGGCCGCCATCACCTTGAAGAAACGTGACCCGCAGGCGTGGAGGTTGAATTCGGCTGGACCCGGAGTCGTGGCCAGGTCGGCGCTGAAACACCACATCCGAATGGTTCACTGCTCGTCCGTGCATGCCCTCGACAATGCGACTAAAGGGGTCATCACTGAAAAGTCGCCGCCTGCCGGGCCAGATCGCCCGCTGTATGACCGCTCAAAGGCGGCAGGAAATCGAGCGGTGCGTCGACAGATCGCGCGTGGACTGGACGCGGTGGTGTGTATGCCAACCGGAATTATTGGGCCGACCGACCCGACACAGTCGCGCGTCAACGAAATCATTTTGGATGCTGCACGAGGCCGGGTACCTGCGGTCGTGGCTGGCGGCTTCGACTGGGTGGATGTACGCGATGTTGCCGGAGGGCTGATCGACGCCTTCGAGAAGGGCCAAACCTCGCAGCAGTACTTGTTGCCTGGTGTTCGAGCATCCATGTCGACACTGGTACGAATCGCTTCCGCGCTCGCAGGACATTCGGGGCGTGCGGTGCCGGTATTTCCGTTGCGGTGGGTGGACTGGCTGGCTCCCGTGGGCGAAAAAATCGGATCGTGGGTCAATTCGGATATTTTCACATCGGCATCGCTGGGTGCCCTTGAGGATCTGCCACACGTTTCAGGCGCGAAAGCGCGCAACGAATGGGACTATCAGCCTCGGTCGCTGGCAGTGACCATTCGCGACTTGCTTGTCGACGTGGGAATCGACGTGGTGGATGATCCCGGTGCCATGGTGGAGATGCGCCGCGATCTTGAGGCGATGTAG
- a CDS encoding carbohydrate ABC transporter permease has translation MNESKLGNRQKLIGVVFLAPAVIYMLAFYGFPIVKNFVMSFQDYSPSTFYTGEAPFVEFENYKAVMGTPLFGKVLLNTVIFTVGSLFGQFTIGLALAIFFNRTFKGAKVMRSLLLLPWLIPMIASSAIWRWILDKDSGVLNRALESIGITSGDTGWLTSSSLALFSVILVNIWIGIPFNTTILFGGLQDIDQELYEAAAIDGANGFQRFRKITWPLLRPVVNVVLILGVVYTVKVLDLILGLTGGGPANATQTLATQSYRLSFTEFNFGQGAALSTLLVVLSVIFAAIYLRANRKSNLD, from the coding sequence ATGAATGAAAGTAAACTCGGGAATCGGCAAAAGCTGATAGGAGTGGTTTTTCTCGCGCCCGCAGTGATCTATATGTTGGCCTTCTATGGCTTTCCTATAGTCAAGAACTTTGTCATGAGCTTTCAGGACTATAGTCCCTCTACGTTTTACACAGGAGAGGCCCCGTTCGTTGAATTCGAAAACTACAAGGCGGTAATGGGGACACCTCTTTTTGGAAAGGTTCTACTCAACACTGTCATTTTTACGGTAGGATCATTGTTCGGCCAATTCACAATTGGCTTAGCTTTGGCAATCTTCTTCAATAGAACCTTTAAAGGTGCGAAGGTCATGCGATCGCTTCTTCTCCTACCATGGCTTATTCCGATGATCGCTTCGTCTGCAATTTGGCGATGGATTTTGGATAAGGACTCGGGAGTTCTAAATAGGGCTCTTGAGAGTATTGGAATCACATCAGGTGATACAGGTTGGTTAACTTCTTCCTCTCTCGCACTGTTTTCCGTCATTTTGGTGAATATTTGGATAGGTATTCCATTTAATACAACAATTCTCTTCGGAGGTTTGCAAGATATTGATCAGGAATTATATGAAGCAGCAGCTATAGATGGAGCAAATGGTTTCCAGAGATTCCGCAAGATTACATGGCCACTTTTGCGTCCCGTAGTGAATGTAGTTTTGATTTTAGGAGTTGTATATACAGTCAAGGTTCTTGACCTCATTCTGGGATTAACGGGCGGTGGGCCTGCAAATGCCACCCAGACGTTAGCAACACAGTCTTACCGCCTCTCCTTTACGGAGTTCAATTTCGGACAGGGTGCAGCACTAAGTACGCTCCTAGTGGTTTTGTCGGTGATTTTCGCTGCGATATACCTTCGTGCAAATCGCAAGTCGAATCTTGATTGA
- a CDS encoding NAD(P)-dependent alcohol dehydrogenase, producing the protein MTQIPQTMKASVLIRQGLIEMEERPVPTPDADQVLIRVESVGVCGSDVHYYHKGRIGDFVVNEPMILGHEASGEIVAVGDDVDPARIGQRVSIEPQRCCRVCEYCKRGEYNLCPDIEFYATPPIDGAFCEYVLIQSDFAYEVPDSISWDAAALMEPLSVGIVGIRKAHVKVGDRVFVAGAGPIGAIVIQVARAFGAAEVVVSDPVEGRRDLALSLGATQAVEPSDPALDGQHFDAFIDATGVTAAVQDGIMRLASGGTAVLIGMGDDDMSLPVGFITAHEINVTGIFRYNNTWPTAIHLVASGAVDLDRLCTDHYALDEADQPIINKPAPTTLKSIVHPGQMTHSSH; encoded by the coding sequence ATGACGCAGATTCCACAGACCATGAAAGCCAGCGTCCTGATTCGCCAGGGTCTCATTGAGATGGAGGAACGACCGGTTCCGACACCGGATGCGGACCAGGTGCTGATTCGCGTGGAGTCGGTGGGGGTGTGCGGCTCGGATGTGCACTACTACCACAAGGGCCGCATCGGTGACTTTGTGGTGAACGAGCCGATGATCCTGGGGCACGAAGCTTCCGGAGAGATTGTGGCCGTGGGCGATGACGTGGATCCGGCCCGCATCGGCCAGCGCGTTTCCATCGAGCCGCAACGGTGCTGCCGAGTGTGCGAATACTGCAAGCGCGGAGAATACAACCTGTGCCCCGATATCGAGTTCTACGCGACGCCGCCCATTGACGGAGCCTTTTGCGAATATGTCCTGATTCAGTCCGATTTCGCCTACGAGGTTCCCGACTCCATTTCGTGGGATGCGGCAGCCTTGATGGAACCCCTGAGCGTGGGTATTGTCGGAATCCGCAAAGCCCACGTGAAAGTGGGTGACCGCGTCTTTGTTGCCGGCGCAGGTCCGATCGGTGCGATCGTCATCCAGGTTGCGCGGGCATTTGGCGCTGCCGAGGTGGTCGTCAGTGATCCTGTTGAAGGTCGGCGCGATTTGGCACTGTCGCTGGGAGCAACCCAGGCTGTTGAGCCAAGTGACCCGGCACTAGATGGTCAACACTTTGACGCGTTCATTGACGCGACGGGCGTCACTGCAGCTGTGCAGGACGGCATCATGCGTCTGGCGTCTGGCGGCACCGCAGTGCTGATTGGTATGGGTGACGATGACATGTCACTGCCGGTTGGATTCATCACCGCGCACGAAATCAACGTGACCGGGATTTTCCGTTACAACAACACGTGGCCCACAGCCATCCACCTGGTAGCCAGTGGAGCGGTCGACCTGGATCGCCTGTGCACTGATCACTACGCCCTCGACGAAGCTGACCAGCCCATCATCAACAAGCCCGCGCCGACCACGCTGAAGTCGATCGTCCATCCCGGACAGATGACGCACAGCTCGCACTAA
- a CDS encoding glycoside hydrolase family 31 protein, which produces MQQAFEKDGLGLRWRGDGTTLSVQPWGKDAVRVRSRLMADVIESNWALLDQPEDQESSVELKGDEAVLEVGSLRVILRQTAMCDGKVGYETFHCSISFEKTDGTPLLRERDRGGSLDLKARDLRPVLGGDISLTMSFESPEEEHLWGMGQYQEGIGDLKGSTLELAHRNSQASVPFVISSKGYGFLWHNPAIGQVSFSSNVTQWSAERCDQLDYWITAGDSPREISKAYAAATGFAPMMPEHGLGFWQCKLRYWNQEQLLEVAREHKRRGLPLDVIVIDFFHWPHMGDYRFEEEFWPDPQAMVDELHSMGVELMVSVWTQVAHASENWDELKKNNLLARAERGLDVHMAFQGPSAFIDMTNPEARKFIWEKCKENYGKYGIKIFWLDEAEPEYGAYDFDNYRYNAGPNVKVGNIYPQNYAKAFYDGLVESGTDDVVNLLRCAWAGSQRYGALVWSGDISSTWKDLRCQVAAGIHMGAAGIPWWTTDIGGFHDGVITDPKFKELLIRWFQFGAFCPVMRLHGDRRPVEEVSAKDGSYRLPSGAENELWSFGDDVYAVLEKYIHLREKLRDYMRDVMLEAHEEGQPVMRGLFQEFPLDEKCWSISDQYLLGGDILVAPVLEAAATSRSVYLPAGASWTDASTGDKHEGGQSIDVECPLDKIPVFLRDDTHSELVGMI; this is translated from the coding sequence TTGCAGCAGGCGTTTGAAAAAGACGGTCTAGGACTACGGTGGCGTGGTGACGGAACAACACTTTCAGTTCAGCCTTGGGGAAAGGACGCAGTCCGTGTGCGTTCACGACTCATGGCAGATGTCATCGAATCGAATTGGGCTCTGCTCGATCAACCTGAAGATCAGGAATCGAGCGTCGAACTCAAGGGCGATGAAGCTGTACTCGAGGTCGGATCGCTACGCGTCATCTTGCGCCAAACCGCGATGTGTGATGGAAAAGTTGGGTACGAGACTTTCCATTGCAGTATCAGTTTTGAGAAAACGGATGGAACACCATTACTGCGTGAAAGGGATCGGGGCGGGTCTCTGGACTTGAAGGCTCGCGATCTGCGTCCCGTTCTTGGCGGCGATATCTCGCTGACAATGTCGTTCGAGTCTCCAGAAGAAGAACATCTGTGGGGAATGGGCCAGTACCAAGAGGGTATCGGTGATCTCAAGGGAAGCACTCTTGAACTTGCTCATCGCAACTCCCAGGCGAGCGTTCCTTTTGTGATTTCCAGCAAGGGCTACGGCTTCTTGTGGCACAACCCTGCCATCGGGCAAGTAAGCTTCTCATCGAACGTAACTCAGTGGTCAGCAGAGCGCTGCGATCAACTCGACTACTGGATCACGGCTGGAGACAGCCCGCGGGAAATCAGTAAGGCATATGCCGCGGCAACCGGATTCGCTCCCATGATGCCAGAACATGGACTGGGGTTCTGGCAGTGCAAGCTCCGTTACTGGAACCAGGAGCAGCTCCTTGAAGTCGCGCGAGAACACAAGCGCCGTGGACTGCCCCTGGACGTCATCGTGATCGACTTTTTCCACTGGCCCCACATGGGAGATTATCGCTTCGAGGAGGAATTCTGGCCGGATCCTCAGGCAATGGTTGATGAACTCCATAGCATGGGCGTTGAGCTCATGGTTTCGGTGTGGACCCAGGTTGCGCACGCATCCGAGAACTGGGATGAGCTGAAGAAGAACAACCTGCTAGCACGGGCAGAACGTGGCCTAGATGTCCATATGGCGTTCCAGGGACCGAGCGCTTTCATTGACATGACCAATCCCGAGGCAAGAAAGTTCATCTGGGAGAAGTGCAAAGAAAATTACGGCAAGTACGGCATCAAGATTTTCTGGCTCGATGAGGCTGAGCCCGAATACGGTGCCTACGACTTCGATAACTACCGCTACAACGCTGGCCCCAACGTCAAGGTCGGAAATATCTATCCGCAGAACTACGCCAAAGCGTTCTATGACGGACTGGTTGAATCCGGCACTGACGACGTTGTTAACCTCTTGAGGTGCGCCTGGGCGGGCTCTCAGCGTTACGGTGCTCTTGTGTGGTCTGGTGACATTAGCTCAACATGGAAAGACCTGCGGTGCCAGGTTGCTGCGGGAATCCACATGGGTGCCGCAGGAATCCCGTGGTGGACCACCGACATTGGCGGCTTCCACGATGGTGTCATCACAGATCCGAAATTCAAGGAACTTCTCATCAGGTGGTTCCAGTTCGGAGCTTTCTGCCCAGTGATGAGGCTGCACGGTGACCGACGGCCAGTTGAAGAGGTCAGCGCCAAGGATGGCTCCTACAGACTGCCCAGCGGTGCTGAGAATGAACTCTGGAGCTTTGGAGACGACGTGTATGCCGTGCTTGAGAAGTATATTCATCTGCGCGAAAAGCTCCGCGACTACATGCGAGACGTCATGTTGGAAGCCCATGAAGAAGGACAACCTGTGATGAGAGGGCTCTTCCAGGAATTCCCGCTCGACGAGAAGTGCTGGTCCATTTCCGACCAGTACCTGCTAGGCGGAGACATCCTGGTCGCTCCAGTTCTGGAAGCCGCTGCAACCTCCCGATCGGTGTATCTGCCGGCCGGAGCTTCCTGGACTGACGCGTCAACGGGTGACAAGCACGAAGGCGGTCAGTCGATCGATGTCGAGTGCCCTCTGGACAAGATTCCTGTCTTCCTCCGAGACGACACGCATAGTGAACTAGTTGGCATGATCTAG
- a CDS encoding carbohydrate ABC transporter permease: MAIGATLVSLIIATPAAYALARYRIKGSSTILLVILLSQMIPTIVVANALYSAYSDLGLLNTVIGLILADASLGIPFSILILQTFMKNIPQAIIEASWIDGAGAFRTFVSIALPMSRNAIVTAGLFSFLFAWGDFLFALTLTTSEEVRPITLSLYTYVGAYVQDWGMVMATAVLASLPAIVLLVVAQRFVSAGVAAGSVK, from the coding sequence GTGGCAATCGGTGCTACTTTGGTTTCACTTATCATAGCGACACCAGCTGCATACGCTCTTGCGCGTTATCGCATTAAGGGGTCTTCGACGATTCTCCTGGTTATTTTACTTAGCCAGATGATTCCAACGATCGTTGTGGCGAATGCGCTGTATTCTGCTTATTCTGATCTTGGTCTTTTGAATACAGTGATCGGTCTTATCTTGGCTGACGCGTCCTTAGGAATCCCCTTCTCGATCCTGATCCTGCAGACATTTATGAAGAACATCCCGCAGGCGATCATTGAGGCTAGCTGGATCGATGGCGCGGGTGCTTTTCGGACGTTTGTCTCGATCGCATTGCCTATGTCTCGTAACGCTATTGTCACTGCTGGCTTGTTCTCTTTCCTATTTGCTTGGGGCGACTTCCTCTTTGCCTTGACGTTGACGACAAGTGAGGAGGTCCGTCCTATAACGCTGAGTTTGTATACGTATGTCGGCGCGTATGTCCAAGACTGGGGCATGGTTATGGCTACAGCCGTCCTGGCTTCACTTCCGGCGATTGTTCTGTTGGTTGTAGCTCAGCGGTTTGTCTCGGCCGGCGTTGCCGCAGGAAGTGTGAAGTAG
- a CDS encoding RidA family protein, which yields MESVSARLSQAGYELPEVAAPVAAYVPAVEDRGVIRTSGQLPLENGELSCIGAVGEDGADPDDAYEAARICALNALAAAASVAGDVDRLARVVKVTGFVSSRPSFTGQAGVLNGASDFFQDIFGTPHARSAVGVAALPLNASVEVEVEFALNN from the coding sequence ATGGAATCGGTGAGCGCGCGACTGTCGCAGGCAGGATACGAACTTCCGGAAGTTGCAGCACCGGTTGCGGCCTATGTTCCGGCAGTTGAAGACCGCGGAGTGATTCGCACATCAGGCCAGCTGCCATTGGAGAACGGTGAGCTTTCCTGCATTGGTGCAGTCGGAGAGGACGGCGCAGACCCAGACGATGCTTACGAGGCAGCCCGCATCTGCGCGCTCAACGCGCTTGCGGCAGCAGCAAGCGTCGCCGGAGACGTCGACCGCCTGGCACGCGTCGTCAAAGTCACCGGTTTTGTATCTTCCCGCCCAAGCTTCACCGGCCAGGCTGGTGTTCTGAACGGGGCCTCTGACTTCTTCCAGGACATCTTCGGAACGCCTCACGCACGTTCTGCCGTCGGCGTAGCCGCATTGCCGCTCAACGCGTCAGTCGAGGTGGAAGTCGAGTTCGCTCTGAATAACTGA
- a CDS encoding TetR/AcrR family transcriptional regulator, whose protein sequence is MSVSESPSRRPRGNRATTRREILKVAMSVFGEHGYRNGSLQEIGNRVGMTHSGVLHHFGSKTNLLLEVVRFRDKSDLEEIDREEVPKGEELFQHLMRTVQINSKRPGVVQTYAVLSAESVTDGHPAKDYFIERFYNLREEIAEAIRQWYPDKVFSDDRLRAAASALIGAMDGIQTQWLLDPEHVDLVESTRLAVNAIVAQVVDEPRERFT, encoded by the coding sequence ATGTCAGTCTCTGAATCGCCATCACGACGTCCTCGTGGCAACCGCGCCACCACACGACGAGAGATCTTGAAAGTCGCAATGAGTGTTTTTGGAGAGCATGGGTACCGCAATGGCTCACTCCAGGAAATAGGCAACCGAGTCGGGATGACGCACTCAGGGGTACTTCACCATTTCGGTTCAAAGACAAATCTGCTTCTTGAAGTCGTCCGATTTCGCGACAAATCCGATCTGGAAGAAATCGATAGGGAAGAAGTTCCCAAAGGTGAAGAGCTCTTTCAGCATCTCATGAGAACCGTACAGATTAATTCAAAGCGGCCTGGCGTTGTGCAAACCTATGCAGTCCTGTCTGCCGAATCTGTAACCGATGGCCATCCGGCAAAGGATTACTTCATTGAGCGTTTCTACAATCTGCGCGAAGAAATCGCCGAAGCCATCCGACAATGGTACCCCGACAAGGTTTTTTCTGATGACAGACTACGTGCAGCGGCATCAGCGCTGATTGGAGCGATGGACGGAATTCAGACGCAGTGGCTTCTCGATCCTGAACACGTAGACCTTGTTGAGTCCACCCGGCTTGCAGTCAACGCGATTGTTGCCCAGGTTGTCGATGAGCCCCGAGAACGTTTCACCTAA
- a CDS encoding sugar ABC transporter substrate-binding protein gives MKMSRYTIPLLVTTGLLLTACGSGGQGSASGSSSGDAEITLRTVDYYNNSPDKEFYQEALDNCAAQVGVKIEREMIPGDSLISKVLQMASSKTLPDVLQLDNPDLAQIAETGALADLSTFGIEPGENVIPAVKDAGSFDGVFYGMQPIANSLALFYNEELLQSAGVEPPTNWKELEEVAAKLTDGKQYGIAFAAPSNYEGTWQFLPFMWTAGGDEKDIAGEGVVKALTLWRDLVRNGSASASVVNWTQADVNDQFMAGNAAMMVNGPWQIPLLNDSGIKWKAVPIPVPEGQTDPVAPLGGEVWTVPNTGDKQKQEKAAELVKCLNSDEVEKDLSIKRFTVPTNMSLQEGFLKESPDMEAFVEMCNGARARTGELGTKWPATATAIHNAIQEALVNGKEPSEALEGAAASLK, from the coding sequence ATGAAAATGTCGCGTTACACCATCCCGTTGCTTGTGACAACGGGCCTATTGCTGACTGCCTGTGGAAGTGGAGGGCAAGGCAGCGCTAGTGGATCCTCGTCAGGTGATGCAGAGATCACGCTACGAACGGTCGACTATTACAATAACTCCCCGGATAAAGAGTTTTACCAAGAGGCACTTGATAATTGTGCGGCTCAAGTAGGGGTCAAGATAGAAAGGGAGATGATCCCGGGAGACAGCCTTATCTCCAAGGTCCTGCAGATGGCTTCCTCTAAGACTCTCCCTGATGTCTTGCAATTGGACAATCCTGATTTGGCGCAGATTGCAGAGACTGGAGCTTTAGCTGATCTATCCACCTTTGGGATTGAACCGGGCGAAAACGTAATTCCTGCAGTTAAGGATGCGGGTAGCTTTGATGGCGTGTTTTACGGCATGCAGCCCATCGCAAATTCATTGGCGTTGTTCTACAACGAAGAACTTCTCCAAAGTGCCGGAGTTGAGCCTCCAACAAATTGGAAGGAACTCGAGGAAGTAGCGGCCAAGCTTACTGACGGAAAGCAATATGGCATTGCGTTCGCAGCTCCTTCAAACTATGAGGGAACGTGGCAATTCCTGCCGTTCATGTGGACTGCGGGCGGTGATGAGAAAGACATTGCGGGTGAAGGTGTTGTAAAGGCCTTGACCTTGTGGCGTGATCTAGTTCGAAATGGATCTGCATCGGCATCAGTAGTGAACTGGACTCAAGCTGACGTGAACGACCAATTCATGGCAGGGAATGCCGCCATGATGGTGAACGGTCCATGGCAAATCCCTCTGCTAAACGACTCAGGCATCAAGTGGAAGGCAGTTCCGATTCCTGTTCCGGAAGGACAGACGGACCCAGTGGCGCCTCTTGGTGGCGAAGTGTGGACCGTGCCGAACACCGGCGACAAACAAAAGCAGGAAAAGGCTGCCGAATTGGTCAAGTGCCTCAATAGTGACGAAGTTGAGAAGGACTTGTCCATTAAACGGTTTACAGTTCCTACAAATATGAGCCTCCAAGAGGGCTTCCTGAAGGAGTCTCCCGATATGGAAGCGTTTGTGGAGATGTGCAATGGAGCTCGAGCACGTACAGGTGAGCTAGGAACGAAATGGCCAGCAACGGCCACCGCAATTCATAACGCCATTCAAGAAGCGCTGGTAAACGGTAAGGAACCCTCCGAAGCCTTAGAGGGAGCCGCTGCTTCCCTGAAGTAA